GGTTTATCAAGACTTGCAGGAGGACTCATTTAGAACAATTTCCGAATGGCATCACCTCGCTATTCTAGAACTCCTTGAAATAGAACAGCACACTTACGAAACTTCAGCGCTCCTCGCGGAACGTTTGGAGCTTCCGCAGGACCTTTTACAGGAATCTCTGCAAAGACTCGAGCGACTCCATCTCATTGAGCTCAGAAAAGGCCGCCTGCTTCCAACCGGCGAATTCACCACGGTCGGCAATGGCCGGGCATCTGAGGCCATTCGTCACTTTCACGCTCAAGTTCTAAGCCGCGCACAGATGGCGCTTGAAAATCAAACGGTGGATGAACGCGAGTTTTCTTCGACCGTCTTTTCGATATCAAAAGAAGACATCAGTGCCGCTAAAAAATTACTGCAAACTTTCCGCCGGGATTTCGCGATACGCTTTTCAAAAACAAAATCACCGGATGATGTGTTTTGCCTGAGCCTCCAATTCTTCAGCCTTCTTGGGAGAAAAAAACAATGAAGTTCTTTTTCTTTTTTATCCTCTGGTCTCTGAATAGCTTTGCCGGGATCCGTGATGTCGGAAACGGTGGCGCCGGCGTTCTGCTTAACAACACCCCTTACCTCCTAGATCTCTATGAAGCCGGAATGACCACGCCGTCTTTTAATAAAAATCTCAAACCATCACCGCAGTACTCAGAGCGCGCACAAAAGATGGATTTTCTAACCGCGGATGAAAAACTTCTTCTGAGTTTAAAGCTGACGGAGCTTGAAAAAATCTCGCCTCTTACAGCTAACAGCCTCGCTCTGGGACTGGAAATGTTTTTATGGAGGCTCACTGATCAGAGCCTTGTTGAAATTCCAGAGCGCAGTCCGATTGATTTAACTCCGCTCACCGTCGTGCAGCTGGCCAATCGCTTTGGCTCAACAATCCGCCTCAGCCAGAAATATTGGAACCAGATGGATTCCGGCAACCGGGTCGCCCTCGTCCTGCACGAACTCTTCTATGCGTATGCAGAACTTGTCGCCCTGGAAGATGGCACGTACGAGCAACAAAGCGCTCCGGTTCGCGCCGTGGTAGGCTATGTCTTTTCACCGGAGCTGACCTCCCGTGGTCCTGCGGGATTTGAAAGCTTCGCCTCAACTCCGCGACGGGCTTCTAAGATTGTGTCATCAACAGAAGTCGAATATCTGGGGCCGGTGTTTGAAGCCAGCAGCAAAGAATTTTATGGCTTCATTAATCTTTTTGAAATCGGCGGGACGGATCGATGGGTCTTTTGTGCAAACCTAGGTGCGGCCTTGACTTCTGCAAAAAAAGGCAAGACGGCGGGTGACGTGCGCTTTCCGACCCGAATCGCGACGGTTCAGTTCGCGGAATACGTTTCACCCACGGGATTGCAGAAAAGACTGACCTTGGTTGAAAATCCGGACGACCATAGAGTGATCGCCGCGGGCCGATTTAGTTTCGATAAAACGAATCAAAACACTTGCAAGCAGTGGATTGAAACAAAGGCCCGGGAGATCCGCGCCATCCCAGCACTCCCCTAGCGCTCGATCCGTTGAACTGTGTAGCCCTCTTTTTTAAGAAGCTCGAGAATTCCATAGGGGCCAAACAAGTGAGCCGTGCCAAACGCGGCAAAGAGCGGAGGTTGCCCGCGCATCGCAGCTCCTTCAGAATCCGCAATTAAACGTGGAATCCATTTCCGATTGCGATCCTGCAACAGGCACTTTTCCAGTGCCGGATCGTCTTTAAAAGAAATCTTTGCAACTTCACTCTCATCACCCGAGCGATAGACTTTTTCAAGCACTTCAAACTCTTTCACCAGATCCTGCGCGCTCTTGCTATCAAAGTACCCGACGATCTGAGCCGAAGAAACCAGATCACCGCAGGTGCCCGATAGGACTTCTGCATCATCTAGCTGATAGATCTGCTTTCCCTGCTCCCGGGCCCGGGATTGAAAATTCAGATCCATCGAAAATTTTGGATCCATCCTTGCAACCCACGCAGGTGTCGCCTCGACAGTGACAACCTGAACATCGGAGATAAAGCTGACAATGGTCTCTGGAGAAACTTTCTCAAGAGTTTCAAGATCCATTTGCTTAAAGTAAGCCCGCGCATAACCCCAGGCCTTCGGCGTCAAACGCTGGCTGAGTTTTTTCTGCGGCACTGGCAGCGGTTTATTTGCTTGCAGGTAATTCTTCATTTCAACCCTGGCAGCAAGGCGGTCGGCGGCCTCGGGATTTGCTTTATGAAGGGAGTTTAGGATAGCGTAGTACTCTGCCACGGTTTTTTCGGCCTCTTTGTTGTAGGACTTTTCCGTGTCATAGTTTTTCGAATCCACTTCCATGTCAAAGCGCTCGCTTTGATCAAACTTATCCATCACAACCGACGGGACATCTTGAATCGGTACGCCAATATGAATAGTGCCAAAAATATACATGGAATTCGAGGCGGTCTTAGCCTCATACAAAAACGGCTTGCTGAGAGTCGAGCAAGCCGTCAAAAATAGTAATAACAAACCGAAAAGGGCTTTCATACCCCATCAGAGTCTATCCAAGCCCCATCGCTTTCAAGCCTTGATAAGCTGCGACAGCAAGCACATAAGCACCAATATTAAATGCTACGAGCTGAGTCAGGGCAAACTTAATAGATC
Above is a genomic segment from Bdellovibrionales bacterium containing:
- a CDS encoding TraB/GumN family protein — its product is MKALFGLLLLFLTACSTLSKPFLYEAKTASNSMYIFGTIHIGVPIQDVPSVVMDKFDQSERFDMEVDSKNYDTEKSYNKEAEKTVAEYYAILNSLHKANPEAADRLAARVEMKNYLQANKPLPVPQKKLSQRLTPKAWGYARAYFKQMDLETLEKVSPETIVSFISDVQVVTVEATPAWVARMDPKFSMDLNFQSRAREQGKQIYQLDDAEVLSGTCGDLVSSAQIVGYFDSKSAQDLVKEFEVLEKVYRSGDESEVAKISFKDDPALEKCLLQDRNRKWIPRLIADSEGAAMRGQPPLFAAFGTAHLFGPYGILELLKKEGYTVQRIER
- a CDS encoding DUF4423 domain-containing protein, encoding MSNTTYYSDHLKYLQEAYDNRVARNPSYSLRAFARDLGLATSTLTEIMKGKYGLSFERAFQVAEKMHLNETQCQHFAELFIIQFSRSEKAKKSARANVLARTTQVYQDLQEDSFRTISEWHHLAILELLEIEQHTYETSALLAERLELPQDLLQESLQRLERLHLIELRKGRLLPTGEFTTVGNGRASEAIRHFHAQVLSRAQMALENQTVDEREFSSTVFSISKEDISAAKKLLQTFRRDFAIRFSKTKSPDDVFCLSLQFFSLLGRKKQ